A section of the Glandiceps talaboti chromosome 8, keGlaTala1.1, whole genome shotgun sequence genome encodes:
- the LOC144439548 gene encoding histamine N-methyltransferase-like, producing the protein MSSDESADGSTEWESYGESIEEWYKCSDDMAQFETWIHTRFLDIVREISFPATKDGLREDVFRHVDVGSGNGQRCCQLLQEILTCHRKVMCRGVEPMADEMSKLKTLVTSKGFDNVTFDLRQQTTEEYQDRSSAAFDTKFQLVTLLEMILVVKDVENTIMHYFDNEMEEGSVMIITVVSDISPTCHCKPLTEDLSPYKVKSSSAVRQALEKNNVKYKEELIPYKVDVTKCFQDDSRAGMLLLDMITVIPEFKKKASPDLFQKVLAVLRSHSTKADDKIYAHFGFDVFIVYKNK; encoded by the exons ATGTCATCAGACGAGTCAGCTGATGGATCAACGGAATGGGAATCATACGGCGAATCGATTGAAGAGTGGTATAAATGTAGTGATGACATGGCACAGTTTGAGACTTGGATACATACCCGATTTCTTGATATTGTCAGAGAAATTTCTTTTCCCGCCACAAAGGATGGGCTTCGTGAGGATGTGTTTCGTCATGTCGATGTAGGCTCTGGGAATG GTCAAAGATGTTGTCAGTTACTTCAAGAGATATTGACTTGTCATAGGAAGGTAATGTGTAGGGGTGTTGAACCTATGGCGGACGAAATGTCAAAGTTAAAAACTTTGGTTACCAGCAAGGGTTTTGATAATGTCACATTTGACCTGCGACAACAAACGACCGAGGAATACCAG GACCGTTCTTCTGCGGCATTTGACACCAAGTTTCAGCTGGTTACATTACTAGAAATGATATTGGTGGTGAAAGATGTTGAAAATACGATTATGCATTACTTTGACAACGAAATGGAAGAAGGATCTGTTATGATAATCACTGTAGTATCAG ACATTTCGCCAACCTGTCATTGTAAGCCACTAACTGAAGATTTGAGCCCATATAAGGTAAAGTCATCATCAGCTGTGCGCCAAGCTCTGGAAAAgaacaatgtcaaatacaaagAAGAACTCATTCCATACAAGGTGGACGTCACGAAGTGTTTTCAAGATGATAGCCGTGCTGGAATGCTTCTGTTGGATATGATTACCGTCATACCTGAATTTAAAAAGAAGGCCAGTCCTGATTTGTTTCAGAAAGTGTTAGCTGTTTTACGGTCTCACTCAACCAAAGCCGACGACAAAATATATGCACACTTTGGCTTTGATGTGTTTATTGTATACAAAAACAAGTAG
- the LOC144439270 gene encoding beta-1,3-galactosyl-O-glycosyl-glycoprotein beta-1,6-N-acetylglucosaminyltransferase 4-like, which produces MAQTSKKRKNLRNIFLGVLGLVIFSAMIVFLSQQILRISHLQKKIWRGRAISPRNLEDTKKYNICDNCGVEDVNISKQCDELLRGKLSQIQVNDINKKLSDRLPGDAYFIKSAQNCTSFRQARGYNKVWATTEEEFPLSFAISVYKSTHQVELLLRTIYRPWNSYCIHVDKRSGTDFHLAIHQIASCFNNVFIASASVPVVWASIYVLETERVCQRELLKRDRKWKYYINLTGQEFPLKTNREIVDILRQFHSTNDVMSYRLEDGSRSNKYRQNWHFRITPQRGIEVTNLKKTEPVPSNIKIYKGELHVALTRDFVKFLLIDPTSRAYYQWLNDTYCPDEHYYQSLSVLPYAPGTKNSPVNHIINRAKIWESSILTEECQSRNFIRTVCILGSSELPWLLRQPHLFANKFYGDDDPLALACLADEINRRTIHPLKLNLNFYKEFSEKRSWKITNNVNWFESKSGFL; this is translated from the coding sequence ATGGCGCAAACGTCCAAGAAGCGAAAGAACTTAAGAAACATATTTTTAGGAGTGTTAGGACTCGTCATTTTCTCGGCAATGATAGTGTTTCTAAGTCAACAAATACTTCGAATATCGCATTTGCAAAAGAAAATTTGGCGAGGACGAGCAATCAGTCCTAGAAATCTTGAAGATACGAAGAAgtataatatatgtgataacTGTGGTGTCGAAGATGTGAATATCTCAAAGCAATGTGATGAGCTTTTAAGGGGGAAATTGAGCCAAATCCAAGTCAACGACATCAACAAGAAATTATCAGACCGATTACCAGGCGACGCATATTTCATCAAATCGGCTCAAAATTGCACATCATTTCGACAAGCGCGAGGATACAACAAAGTCTGGGCAACCACAGAAGAGGAATTTCCACTGTCGTTTGCTATTTCGGTGTACAAATCGACACATCAAGTCGAACTACTTCTACGAACAATTTATCGTCCGTGGAATTCTTACTGTATCCATGTTGATAAACGTTCAGGCACAGATTTCCACCTAGCCATTCATCAAATCGCTAGCTGTTTTAATAACGTATTCATAGCTTCGGCATCAGTGCCTGTTGTTTGGGCATCAATTTACGTTTTAGAAACAGAACGAGTATGCCAAAGAGAACTACTGAAACGAGACAgaaaatggaaatattacattaacCTGACAGGCCAAGAATTCCCTCTGAAAACAAATCGtgaaattgttgatattttacGACAGTTTCACAGTACCAATGACGTCATGAGTTATCGATTAGAAGATGGCAGCCGGTCGAACAAATACCGTCAGAATTGGCATTTCCGAATAACACCACAAAGGGGCATTGAGGTTACAAATCTTAAGAAAACCGAGCCCGTTCCAAGTAATATCAAAATCTACAAGGGTGAACTTCATGTGGCCTTGACAAGAGACTTCGTTAAGTTTCTACTGATAGACCCCACGTCAAGAGCTTACTACCAGTGGTTGAATGATACATATTGCCCAGATGAACATTACTACCAATCACTAAGTGTTCTCCCCTATGCACCTGGCACGAAGAATTCTCCAGTCAATCACATTATAAACCGAGCTAAGATTTGGGAGTCGAGCATCCTGACCGAAGAATGCCAATCAAGAAATTTCATACGAACTGTGTGTATCTTGGGAAGTTCcgagttgccatggttactgaGACAACCGCATCTGTTTGCTAACAAATTTTATGGTGATGACGACCCACTGGCTCTTGCATGTCTAGCGGATGAAATCAATCGGAGGACAATCCACCCCCTGAAGTTGAATCTAAACTTTTATAAGGAATTTTCTGAGAAGAGATCATGGAAAATCACAAATAACGTGAACTGGTTTGAGAGTAAGAGTGGATTCTTATAA